In one Arenibacter antarcticus genomic region, the following are encoded:
- a CDS encoding biopolymer transporter ExbD, with protein MPKRGTPPEVNAGSMADIAFLLLIFFLVTTTIETDAGLDRMLPPIEPPDVDVIIKQKNIFQVNINRDGQLLADDELTNIKDLRAKAIAFLDNGGAPSGSADYCSYCKGTRDASSSDSPAKAIISLKNDRETKYGTYITVQNELVGAYNELRNREAQRLYKRNFTDMEAEFLNPETPDNVRDELKEKVKNIQELFPQKLSEAETSTTN; from the coding sequence ATGCCAAAAAGAGGAACACCACCAGAGGTAAATGCGGGTTCTATGGCAGACATCGCGTTCTTATTGCTTATCTTTTTCCTAGTGACTACCACTATTGAAACTGATGCAGGTTTGGATCGTATGTTGCCACCAATAGAGCCGCCAGATGTGGACGTTATTATTAAGCAGAAGAATATTTTTCAGGTTAATATAAACCGTGACGGACAATTATTGGCCGATGATGAGTTGACCAATATTAAAGACCTTAGGGCAAAAGCTATCGCTTTCTTGGATAACGGGGGAGCCCCTTCTGGCAGTGCAGATTATTGCAGTTACTGTAAAGGGACTAGAGATGCTTCTTCTTCAGATAGTCCAGCGAAAGCTATTATTTCTTTGAAGAACGATAGGGAGACCAAGTACGGAACGTATATTACTGTACAAAACGAATTGGTAGGAGCCTATAACGAATTGAGGAACCGTGAAGCCCAGCGCTTGTATAAGAGAAACTTTACAGATATGGAAGCTGAGTTCCTAAATCCTGAAACTCCAGATAATGTTCGGGATGAATTGAAGGAGAAGGTGAAAAATATTCAAGAGTTGTTTCCGCAAAAGCTATCCGAAGCCGAGACGTCTACAACAAATTAA
- a CDS encoding biopolymer transporter ExbD, producing the protein MSKFNKKKDSALPAVNTASLPDIVFMLLFFFMTVTVMKDSTLKVENVLPNATEVKKLEKKDRIIYIYVGKPTKEYEKVFGSESKIQLNDKFSDASEVGDYILMERAKKPQELQNVLTTALKVDKDANMGIISDIKQELRKVNALKVNYTTYEGDAFRNLQ; encoded by the coding sequence ATGTCAAAATTTAACAAGAAAAAGGACTCCGCTTTACCTGCAGTGAATACGGCATCCTTGCCTGATATCGTTTTTATGCTCTTGTTCTTTTTTATGACAGTTACCGTAATGAAAGATAGTACCTTAAAGGTAGAGAATGTTCTGCCTAATGCTACTGAAGTGAAAAAACTGGAGAAAAAGGATAGGATTATTTATATCTACGTGGGAAAACCTACTAAGGAATACGAGAAGGTGTTCGGTTCTGAATCTAAGATTCAATTGAACGACAAGTTTTCGGATGCTTCCGAAGTAGGGGATTACATTTTGATGGAAAGGGCTAAAAAGCCACAGGAACTTCAAAATGTTTTGACCACGGCGCTTAAAGTGGATAAAGATGCCAATATGGGTATTATATCAGATATAAAACAAGAGCTTAGAAAAGTAAATGCCTTAAAAGTGAACTACACTACCTACGAAGGTGATGCGTTCCGGAATTTACAATAG
- a CDS encoding MotA/TolQ/ExbB proton channel family protein, producing the protein MKRLFSILATAGLFVAGTNTVSAKVVAAAAVLQEAAPAAEKGFTQVLKEQFIQGGAGFMGIVLLCLILGLAVAIERIIYLNLATTNTTKLKLQVEDALASGGIEAAKEVCRNTKGPVASIYYQGLERAGDSIESAEKAVIAYGGVQMGQLEKNVSWLSLFIAVAPMLGFMGTVIGMIQAFQKIAAVGNLSASLIAGDIQVALLTTVFGLITAIILQIFYNYIIAKIDSIVNDMEDSSISLIDMLADHKK; encoded by the coding sequence ATGAAAAGATTATTCTCTATCCTAGCAACAGCTGGGTTATTTGTAGCAGGTACAAATACGGTAAGTGCGAAAGTTGTGGCTGCGGCGGCAGTTTTGCAAGAAGCGGCTCCAGCTGCTGAAAAAGGTTTTACACAAGTGTTGAAGGAACAGTTTATACAAGGGGGTGCTGGATTTATGGGTATCGTTCTTTTGTGTTTGATCCTTGGATTGGCTGTCGCTATTGAAAGGATTATTTATTTAAACTTGGCAACAACCAATACTACTAAATTGAAATTACAAGTTGAAGACGCTTTGGCTTCTGGTGGAATTGAAGCTGCTAAGGAAGTGTGTAGAAATACAAAAGGTCCAGTTGCATCTATCTACTATCAAGGGTTAGAGAGAGCTGGTGACAGCATTGAATCTGCCGAGAAAGCGGTTATTGCTTACGGTGGTGTTCAAATGGGACAATTAGAGAAAAACGTTTCTTGGTTATCGTTGTTTATTGCGGTTGCACCGATGCTTGGATTTATGGGTACGGTAATCGGGATGATTCAGGCTTTCCAGAAAATTGCAGCGGTAGGTAACTTAAGTGCTTCACTTATTGCAGGTGATATCCAGGTAGCATTATTGACTACAGTATTTGGTCTTATTACTGCGATCATTCTTCAAATCTTTTACAACTATATCATTGCAAAAATCGACAGTATTGTAAATGACATGGAAGATTCATCAATCAGTTTGATTGATATGTTGGCAGATCACAAAAAATAA